From the Actinopolymorpha singaporensis genome, the window TCCTGCGTCCTCTACCTCGACCAGGACTCCGCCGGTGCGCTCGACTGAACCCGGGGCGGGTCCGGAGAACCCGCGTCGCACCTTCGAGATCGCCGGCCGCGACCCGGCAACCGGCCGGTGGTGCACCGTCGAGGTGGCGGACGGACGGATCACGCAGGTCCACGTCGACAACGCCGACACCGGCAACGAGGACGGATCCCAACCCTGGTTGGCTCCTGGCCTGGTCGACCTGCAGGTCAACGGCTTCGCCGGCTTCGACGTGAACGCCGCAGAGGCCGGACCGGACACGATCGGCGCGATGGTGCGGGCGCTGTGGAAGGTCGGGGTCACCACGGTGGTGCCGACCATCGTCACCGCCTCGGAGGACCACATCCTCACCTGCCTGCGCAGGGTGGCGGAGGCGCGTGCGAGCGACCCGATGGTGCGGCACGCCGTTCCGTACGTCCACGTGGAGGGCCCGCACCTCTCACCGGAGGACGGGCCGCGCGGCGTGCACGACGCCGAGCAGATCCGCCCGCCGGACGTCGCGGAGTTCGACCGCTGGCAGGAGGCGGGCGAGGGCCTGGTGGGCATGGTCACCATGTCGCCGCACTTCGACGGCAGTCCGTCGTACGTTCGCGCGCTCGTCGACCGCGGGGTGCGGGTGTCGATCGGCCACACCAGCGCCACCCCCGAGCAGATCCACGCGGCCGCCGACGCCGGCGCGAGTCTGTCGACGCACCTCGGCAACGGTGCGCACGCGGTGCTCCCCCGCCATCCCAACTACGTGTGGGCGCAACTCGCCGACGACCGGCTCACCGCCGGCTTCATCGCCGACGGGCACCACCTGCCGGCCGACACGCTGGTCGCCATGCTCGCCGCCAAGGGCCCGGCCCGGTCGGTCCTGGTGTCGGACGCCACCACCCTCGCCGGCTCTCCGCCCGGGGTCTACCAGACGCCCGTAGGCGGGGCGGTGGAACTGTCCGCTGACGGGCGGCTCTCCCACGTCGGCACACCCTACCTCGCCGGCGCGGCGCGGCCGGTCACCGACGGCGTGGCACACGTGGCGAACCTCGGGCGGTTCTCCCTCGCCGAGGCACTGGCGCTGGCGACGAGTTCGCCGGGACGGTTCGTGGGTGGGCGCGGCCGGCTGGAAGCGGGTGCGCCCGCGGACCTGGTGACGTTCCACTGGAGCCCGGGCAACCCGACCTTGACAGTGGACAGCGTCACGGTCGCCGGAACGCCGGTGGTGGGGTGAGCCGGCTCGGCGGGGTGAGCCTGGTCGGCGCGGCGACGGTGGACGTCACCCCGCCGGCCGGGCTGGCGATGTCCGGCTTCCTCGCACGCACCTCCCCTGCGACCGGGACGCACGACCCGCTGACCGTCCGCACGGTGACCGTCGGCGGCACCGCGGTGGTCACGGTGGACGCCT encodes:
- a CDS encoding N-acetylglucosamine-6-phosphate deacetylase translates to MRSTEPGAGPENPRRTFEIAGRDPATGRWCTVEVADGRITQVHVDNADTGNEDGSQPWLAPGLVDLQVNGFAGFDVNAAEAGPDTIGAMVRALWKVGVTTVVPTIVTASEDHILTCLRRVAEARASDPMVRHAVPYVHVEGPHLSPEDGPRGVHDAEQIRPPDVAEFDRWQEAGEGLVGMVTMSPHFDGSPSYVRALVDRGVRVSIGHTSATPEQIHAAADAGASLSTHLGNGAHAVLPRHPNYVWAQLADDRLTAGFIADGHHLPADTLVAMLAAKGPARSVLVSDATTLAGSPPGVYQTPVGGAVELSADGRLSHVGTPYLAGAARPVTDGVAHVANLGRFSLAEALALATSSPGRFVGGRGRLEAGAPADLVTFHWSPGNPTLTVDSVTVAGTPVVG